The DNA region CCGCCGGACGGCTCCCCTATCACGCCCGACCGGGTGGGCCCCGCCCACCCGGGCTCGTCGTCCCCGTTGCCCCGGCGTACCGTGAGGAGGCCGCGCGGCACGGCGCGCGGGTGCGTGGACGAGGGCGGTAGGACACATGGGCAAGAGCGCCGAAGGCGGGCAGGTCTACCGGATCACGGGGGCGCGCAGCAGCCTCACCGAGGACGTCCGGGGGCGTCAGCGCCGCTACGTCATCTCGATGCTGATCCGCACGCTCTGCGTGCTGGCCGCGGTGGCACTGTGGGACGTCCAGCGCTGGCTCGCCTTCGCGGCGCTGGCGGGCGGCGTGCTGCTGCCGTACTTCGCGGTGCTGATCGCCAACGCGGGCCGGGAGCAGACGCCCGGCCTGCCGAGCACCTTCGACTTCCCCGCCGACACCCCGCTGATGCTCGGCCCGGGTGGTACGGGTGGGGCTGGTGCGCCTGCTGGTACAGGACAGGCAAAGACCGCCGGCACCGAAAGTTCACAGCACACGGACTGACCGTCCGGTTCGCGGCGGTTGCGCCCGAATCGGCTCCGGGAAAGCTCAAAAGAAGCTCAGATTAATCATGCAAGACCTCCCCATCCGAGGGTCTCGGCGTGACATACTGCGTACGCGCTCCGCATCCCCCGTCGGAGCGACGGACCGACGCCGGGCGGCTCCCCCCGTGGCTGCCCGGCGTCGCCATGCCC from Kitasatospora cathayae includes:
- a CDS encoding DUF3099 domain-containing protein, coding for MGKSAEGGQVYRITGARSSLTEDVRGRQRRYVISMLIRTLCVLAAVALWDVQRWLAFAALAGGVLLPYFAVLIANAGREQTPGLPSTFDFPADTPLMLGPGGTGGAGAPAGTGQAKTAGTESSQHTD